The following coding sequences are from one Humulus lupulus chromosome X, drHumLupu1.1, whole genome shotgun sequence window:
- the LOC133805838 gene encoding uncharacterized mitochondrial protein AtMg00810-like, whose protein sequence is MLAKEFEIKNLGSIRYFLGMEFGSNFVSQIKYTIDLLKETGMLGSKPSKTPIELGDKKRMFEGNPIDKGRYQELVGELIYLSHTRSDIAFAVCLVSQYMHDPCQGHLNAIYRIMRYCTQTLGKDLFYQKTTERKVEVFTDVDWLGSVDDIKPTSGYCTMVCGNVVTWQSKKQIVVTRSSTEAEYRAIAHGVCEEIWIKRLLE, encoded by the coding sequence ATGTTGGCAAAAGAGTTCGAAATCAAGAATCTCGGTTCAATCAGGTATTTTCTAGGGATGGAATTTGGTAGTAATTTTGTGTCCCAAATAAAATATACTATTGATCTTCTAAAAGAGACAGGTATGCTTGGAAGCAAGCCAAGCAAAACTCCAATTGAGCTCGGAGACAAAAAGAGGATGTTTGAAGGAAATCCAATTGATAAAGGAAGGTATCAAGAGCTAGTAGGAGAGTTAATCTACCTCTCACACACCAGATCAGATATTGCCTTCGCAGTATGTCTTGTTAGTCAATATATGCATGATCCGTGTCAAGGTCATCTCAATGCAATATATAGAATTATGAGGTATTGTACGCAAACTCTAGGGAAAGATCTTTTCTACCAAAAGACAACTGAAAGGAAAGTTGAAGTGTTCACAGATGTAGACTGGCTTGGCTCAGTTGATGATATAAAGCCTACATCTGGATATTGTACAATGGTATGTGGGAATGTGGTAACATGGCAAAGTAAAAAGCAAATAGTGGTTACTAGAAGCAGTACAGAAGCAGAATATAGAGCCATAGCCCATGGAGTTTGTGAAGAAATATGGATCAAACGCCTATTGGAGTAG